The Chitinophagales bacterium genome includes a region encoding these proteins:
- a CDS encoding DUF1572 family protein, protein MKQNYITSATKQFEYYKLLGEKSFEQLNENDLFWQYNEASNSIAIIVSHLCGNMLSRWTDFLTTDGEKSWRNRDAEFESNITTKTEMLQKWNKGWQCLFDALDSITEDNFETKIYIRNQEHTIVDAINRQLAHYAYHIGQIVFIARMIKDNDWKSLSVPKGESTTFNSEKFAKGKHGGHFTDDLK, encoded by the coding sequence ATGAAACAAAATTATATCACTAGTGCAACAAAACAATTTGAGTACTACAAACTACTAGGAGAAAAGTCTTTTGAACAACTCAACGAAAACGACTTATTTTGGCAATACAACGAAGCATCAAACTCAATTGCAATTATTGTAAGTCATTTATGTGGAAATATGTTGTCTCGTTGGACAGATTTTTTAACTACTGATGGTGAAAAATCGTGGAGAAACAGAGATGCAGAATTTGAATCAAATATTACCACCAAAACAGAAATGCTACAAAAATGGAACAAAGGTTGGCAATGTTTATTTGATGCATTAGATAGCATTACTGAAGATAATTTTGAAACTAAAATATATATTAGAAATCAAGAACATACCATTGTAGATGCAATCAACAGACAGTTAGCACATTACGCTTATCACATAGGTCAAATAGTATTTATTGCAAGAATGATTAAAGACAATGACTGGAAAAGTTTAAGTGTTCCTAAAGGAGAATCAACTACATTTAATAGCGAAAAATTTGCCAAAGGAAAACACGGAGGTCATTTTACAGATGATTTAAAATAA
- a CDS encoding OsmC family protein — MKKIELKRVNNAVHLQATDEDGNIVNMDGSPEIGGENKGTRPMSLVLMALAGCTSMDVLSMLQKMRQEVIDYDVKVEGERAEEHPMVFTKIHVHYILKGALDAAKVEKAINYSMDKYCSVTHMLNKVAAITHSYEIIE, encoded by the coding sequence ATGAAGAAAATAGAGCTAAAACGAGTAAACAATGCCGTTCATTTACAAGCTACAGATGAAGATGGCAATATAGTAAACATGGATGGCAGTCCAGAAATTGGCGGAGAAAATAAAGGCACAAGACCAATGTCGCTAGTGTTAATGGCATTAGCAGGTTGTACAAGTATGGATGTTTTGTCTATGCTACAAAAAATGCGACAAGAAGTGATAGATTATGATGTAAAAGTAGAAGGAGAAAGAGCAGAAGAGCATCCAATGGTGTTCACAAAAATTCATGTACATTACATTTTAAAAGGAGCTTTAGATGCAGCCAAAGTAGAAAAAGCCATTAATTATTCAATGGACAAATATTGTAGTGTTACGCATATGCTCAACAAAGTAGCAGCAATTACACACAGCTACGAAATAATTGAGTAG
- a CDS encoding 2OG-Fe(II) oxygenase → MQQNNLFEQMIQSLIDNEYAISNHFITTETALALKNNLLQRYQQDKMHPAGIGKNFDYAKNTKVRGDVISWIEDNTSNQTEQILFEQINSFIQYLNQTCYTNINSYEFHYAFYEKGSFYKKHLDQFRADRARQFSLVIYLNDDWTTEDEGNLQLYLPNKTISILPFAGTAVLFKSDKIEHEVLPSTTKNRLSIAGWLKNG, encoded by the coding sequence GATAACGAATATGCAATATCCAATCACTTTATTACAACAGAAACAGCACTAGCACTTAAAAACAATCTGCTACAACGCTATCAACAAGACAAAATGCATCCAGCAGGTATTGGTAAAAACTTCGATTATGCTAAAAATACCAAAGTAAGAGGCGATGTTATTTCGTGGATAGAAGATAATACTTCAAATCAAACAGAACAAATATTGTTTGAACAAATAAATAGTTTTATTCAGTATTTAAATCAAACTTGCTATACTAATATCAATAGCTATGAATTTCACTATGCCTTTTATGAAAAAGGCAGCTTTTATAAAAAACATCTCGACCAATTTAGAGCAGACAGAGCGAGGCAATTTTCGCTAGTTATTTATTTGAATGATGACTGGACAACAGAAGATGAAGGTAATTTGCAACTCTATCTTCCAAATAAAACCATAAGCATTTTACCATTTGCAGGAACAGCCGTTTTGTTTAAAAGCGATAAAATAGAACATGAAGTCTTGCCATCAACTACTAAAAATAGATTAAGCATTGCTGGTTGGTTAAAAAATGGTTAA